The Montipora capricornis isolate CH-2021 chromosome 6, ASM3666992v2, whole genome shotgun sequence genome has a window encoding:
- the LOC138052601 gene encoding uncharacterized protein has protein sequence MTRILQCFNQLIRPCGRRRLVSSRKLLWLFVLLCITFVTVALHAFSFHIMEIIGNNVVHQHSHLSNNSEFALSTTTIARLMHRVNESSARQEPVDSKSTKPNAKKMNDTENSSRRSCHSWCRSAANASKPFFLTAVLLVRIYVKDLPQLSTRELRQWFYYLRYAGFQHVYVYDAYVIKNESQAKALKSLIDEGFVTYTDWSHRAYPYSISGTQLSAYQDCIDRFGHDSVWQAAIDMDEYPFSPKDKQPFFVQRAVAQFSENNPTASELTMQNFLFLGKPIDDSKRPMLMDRIWRRTHGPANDLVKPIYKPLHVGKANVHHNSLAKGHTINFPVDLLRVNHYWGARLQNWGDDTPEIIEKTQPDNSMESIVKTLQDCLSECVPSTEYLYRKEWN, from the coding sequence ATGACACGGATATTGCAATGTTTCAACCAGCTTATAAGGCCATGCGGAAGACGAAGGCTTGTTTCGTCGAGAAAGTTGCTCTGGTTGTTCGTCTTGCTATGTATTACATTTGTGACAGTGGCTTTGCATGCGTTTAGCTTCCACATAATGGAGATTATAGGCAATAACGTCGTTCACCAACACAGTCACCTCTCAAATAATTCAGAATTTGCCTTATCAACGACGACGATAGCAAGACTCATGCACAGGGTAAACGAATCGTCAGCGAGGCAAGAACCTGTGGACTCCAAATCAACGAAACCGAACGCGAAGAAAATGAACGACACGGAAAATTCTTCACGGCGTAGTTGTCATTCTTGGTGTAGGAGTGCGGCAAATGCATCGAAACCTTTCTTTTTAACAGCCGTGCTCCTCGTGCGAATTTATGTCAAGGATTTACCGCAGCTCTCGACCAGGGAGTTAAGACAGTGGTTTTATTATCTGCGGTACGCTGGCTTTCAACACGTGTATGTTTACGATGCGTATGTTATAAAGAATGAATCGCAAGCCAAAGCTCTGAAATCTCTCATCGACGAAGGATTTGTTACTTACACAGACTGGAGTCACAGAGCTTACCCTTATTCTATTTCAGGCACGCAACTCTCTGCCTATCAGGATTGTATCGACAGATTCGGCCACGACAGTGTTTGGCAAGCAGCCATCGACATGGATGAATATCCGTTCAGTCCAAAAGACAAGCAGCCATTTTTTGTTCAAAGAGCCGTGGCTCAGTTTAGTGAAAACAACCCGACTGCTTCAGAACTAACTATGCAAAATTTTCTGTTCCTCGGAAAACCTATCGACGATAGCAAACGGCCGATGCTTATGGACAGAATATGGCGGCGTACACACGGTCCGGCCAACGATCTTGTTAAGCCAATATACAAACCTCTTCACGTGGGCAAAGCCAACGTTCATCACAACTCTCTCGCAAAGGGACACACTATCAATTTTCCAGTGGATCTTTTGCGCGTGAATCACTACTGGGGAGCCCGTCTTCAAAACTGGGGAGACGACACACCCGAAATAATTGAAAAAACACAACCTGACAATTCGATGGAATCTATCGTGAAAACCTTACAAGACTGTCTTAGCGAATGCGTCCCTAGTACCGAATATCTTTACCGCAAAGAGTGGAACTAA